The segment ATACCTTTAGAGGGGAGGATGTTACTGTGAAGGCCATTCTGATTGGCGTGATAGCTTCCATGTTTTTTGCCGTCACCTTTATTTTGAACCGGTCCATGGAACTTTCAGGTGGCAGCTGGCTTTGGAGTTCGTCCCTGCGTTTCTTTTTTATGGTGCCGTTTTTGTTCTTCATTGTATGGATGCGGGGAAACCTGGGCCCATTGTTCCTTGAAATGAAATCTAACCCATTCGGTTGGGTTGTATGGAGCTTCACCGGTTTTGTCCTTTTCTATGGCCCGATTACTTTTGCTGCGGCATACGGACCAGGCTGGCTTGTCGCCGGAACTTGGCAACTCACCATTATTGCGGGAGTCCTTTTAGGTCCTTTTTTCTATAAAATCGTACAGGGAAAGAAGATGCGCGAACGAATTCCATTGCGCGGCCTACTGATTTCTTTTGTCATTTTTGCGGGCGTCCTATTGATCCAAACACAACAGGGTAGCGGACTTACTTTATCCATGATAATTTATGGTATCCTCCCGGTTGCGGTCGCTGCCTTTGCCTATCCACTCGGAAATCGCAAGATGATGGAGGTGTGCGGGGGGAGGCTAGATACATTCCAACGGGTGCTTGGGATGACGCTTGCTACCATTCCGGTATGGATATGTGTTGCCACAGCCGGTTATTTCTCGGTTGGAGCTCCTTCACAGGAACAAGTGCTGCAAACATTCATTGTAGCCATTTCCTCCGGAGTAATCGCAACAACCTTGTTCTTCATCGCGACTGACATGGTGCGCAACAGCCAGGAAAAGCTTGCAGCAGTAGAAGCCACGCAATCCACTCAGGTGCTGTTTGTATTGATTGGAGAGGTAATGCTCCTTTCAACACCGTTGCCGAATGAAGTGGGGATGCTAGGTCTGTTCATCATCATAATTGGCATGCTTCTGCATAGTTTTTTCACGAAAAAAAGAGTAAGGCCGAAGCGACTGGCTGCCTAAAGAGTGAACATCCATTTGGATTCACTCTTTTTTTTCTTTTTTTAATATTTTTTTTGAAGTTTTTCAAAATAAAAAACGTCATGTCCCCCAAGGGGTTTCAAGAGGTCTGACAATCCTTTACAAAAACTATATGACATTTGTCATACTCTACATATGACACCTGCTACTAACTTATTTTTTTTGATTGGATATAATAAGTTTTATCAAGTCAACAACGAAGGGATTTAATAAAATGTCAATTCAAAATGAGATGAAAAACCTTAAAAAACAAGTCGCTCCTTTCGAAAAATCGCAAACTAAAAAGAGTATCTGGCAGCTGATCAATACGCTAACGCCATTTTTCCTGTTATGGTATCTCACATATATAAGCCTTTCTGTTTCTTACTGGTTGGCGTTGGTACCAGCCATCTTTGCAGCAGGATTCATGACCCGAATCTTCATCATCTTCCATGATTGCACGCACCACTCCTTCTTCAAAAATCGAAAGTGGAACCGTGCAGTAGGGACCGTGACGGGAGTACTAACATTATTCCCATTCGATCAATGGGGACATGACCACTCCGTCCACCATGCAACGAGCGGGAACTTGGACAAGCGCGGTGTTGGGGATATCTGGACACTGACTGTGGAAGAGTACAAAGCAGCATCTATCAAGACTCGTTTATTCTACCGTCTATATCGAAATCCTTTGGTAATGTTCGGAATAGGTCCAATCTACACTTTCCTAATCAGAAACCGTTTCAATCGTAAAGAAGCAAGACAAAAAGAACGCAACAACTTGTATCTGACAAACGTACTGATCGTTGCTGTAGCAGTATTGTTAAGCTTAGCAATCGGTTGGCAGGCATTCCTGATTGTACACGGTACCATCTTCATGATTGCAGGAAGTGTTGGAATTTGGTTGTTTTATGTACAACATACATTTGAGGATTCCTACTTTGAAATGGATAAAGACTGGGAATATGTATTGGCTGCTGTAGAAGGAAGTTCTTACTACAAGTTACCAAAAGTACTTCAATTCCTGACTGGAAACATCGGTTACCATCATATTCATCATTTAAGCCCAAGGGTGCCGAACTATGAACTGGAAAAGTGCCATCACAGCACACCACCACTTCAACACGTACCTACGATTACGCTTGCAACAAGTTTAAAGTCTCTTAAGTTCCGTTTATGGGATGAAAAGAGTAAAAACTTTGTGACGTTCAAAGAAGCAAAGAAAATGGTGCAAAATAGAGTTTCAACCCCGGAAATGAAGCCTGAATTATAAAGAACATATAGAACCAGTCCCGTATTTAATAGGGCTGGTTTTTTTGTTATAAGTTTGTCTGTAGTGATAGCTGATAAAAATGCTGTATTTTCTTAGGGTGCTTTTTTGGTTCAGGTACATTACTTCTAATTTGTTGTTCGGACATTCATTTAAGGTTCAGATATAAATGAAAACACTTTGGACAAAATCGGATTTTCTTTGGACAAGACTGCTAACTCATTCGATAAACTCTTTGTGATTTTTTGAAAGCGAGTGGTGCAACAATTGAATAAAATATTATTCAGCCGATATTAAAGATAGGGCATGTGGTAAGAAACAAAATATTACAAATAAATATAGATTTAACTGTTCGTAACTTGTATAATTATGGTGATATATAGGAAAAAAGCACGAAAAATACATAACGTAACTACAGGAGAAATTCATACACAATGACAGCGAGAGAAGAAAATACTAAAACATAGGGGGATTTATCAATGAAAAGGTTGGGTATGCTTACTTTCTTTACAATTTTGTTTTTAGGAGTTTCATTTGGATTATCAACTAATGCACATGCAGCAAGTGAGGCAGACATTGAAAAAGCACTTGAAATTATTGATGCAGCTAATGCGGAGATGGATCATATTATTGAAACTGGTGTTCAAGACGCTGATAACCTATGGGCCATTTACCTTGGAGAATTAGAAGGAATGAAAAATGAACTGGCAAACCTTGATCAACAAATTGCAGAAGTTGAACTGTCTTTAACAAATTCTACAGAGGCTACTCAACAAGAAGAATTAAATGAATTACTTGCTGTCCTTCAACTAGAAAAAGCTAGTTTAGTAGAGCGTATGGATGAAAGAACGGCACGATTCGACCAAGAGGTTGACGAAATCATCAGCTACGTTTTTGATATTACTCTACAAATGACTCAGGATACAATTGATGAAGTGGCAGAATATGGAGTAATTGCAGA is part of the Sutcliffiella sp. FSL R7-0096 genome and harbors:
- a CDS encoding multidrug resistance efflux transporter family protein, which codes for MKAILIGVIASMFFAVTFILNRSMELSGGSWLWSSSLRFFFMVPFLFFIVWMRGNLGPLFLEMKSNPFGWVVWSFTGFVLFYGPITFAAAYGPGWLVAGTWQLTIIAGVLLGPFFYKIVQGKKMRERIPLRGLLISFVIFAGVLLIQTQQGSGLTLSMIIYGILPVAVAAFAYPLGNRKMMEVCGGRLDTFQRVLGMTLATIPVWICVATAGYFSVGAPSQEQVLQTFIVAISSGVIATTLFFIATDMVRNSQEKLAAVEATQSTQVLFVLIGEVMLLSTPLPNEVGMLGLFIIIIGMLLHSFFTKKRVRPKRLAA
- a CDS encoding fatty acid desaturase translates to MSIQNEMKNLKKQVAPFEKSQTKKSIWQLINTLTPFFLLWYLTYISLSVSYWLALVPAIFAAGFMTRIFIIFHDCTHHSFFKNRKWNRAVGTVTGVLTLFPFDQWGHDHSVHHATSGNLDKRGVGDIWTLTVEEYKAASIKTRLFYRLYRNPLVMFGIGPIYTFLIRNRFNRKEARQKERNNLYLTNVLIVAVAVLLSLAIGWQAFLIVHGTIFMIAGSVGIWLFYVQHTFEDSYFEMDKDWEYVLAAVEGSSYYKLPKVLQFLTGNIGYHHIHHLSPRVPNYELEKCHHSTPPLQHVPTITLATSLKSLKFRLWDEKSKNFVTFKEAKKMVQNRVSTPEMKPEL